AACTATTTTTCTCAGCCTGGCACAAGCATGGTACATCTAATTTTATTTAGATAACATTGCGTGtgcttgtaaatttttcattgctcGCGGAAATTGCATCTTTTTGCTTTGCTcggattttgaataaaattatttattattttgctACAGAATTTCTACGCCTTCAAGACTTTTTCCAATAAATCTAAGGCACTCTAGCAAACACCAGATTTCAATGAACAAAAGAAGCACTTCTGTGATTGCCGAGAATCTGAGCAAACAAGTAATGAAACGTTTGAGATAACACTCGttgttataaatatacttGTCGTCACACTGATTCTATTAGAGCTCTGAAACTTCCAGGAACAACAATCGTGATAGTCAAGCTGAGAAacttcaaataaattttgttttcaaacttattatttaaacaatacaGTTGATGTAAAGTAAAGCAGTTGTATAAATTCTGTAAACTTTGGGTGCTTGACGGAAATAGTTATCAACGAGCTGAAGAAGCATCCTTGTTTACTGATATGTAACAAAGTGGTTCAATAAGTTTCATGCAATAACTATAaagtgtttcattttttataatgaaGCTTAATCAATGAACATACGATAAATGAACAATCTGATAATAGAGATCAATATAGTTGAAATTAAGTTTCTTTTGTGCGACAATAATTTTActggtaaattatttttgtccCATTATCCACGCATGTATAATATCTTCGACGTGTTATACTTGTGGTAATTTGTCTACACAAACACTGAATGGGAATGCTACAGTTGAGATATGGATGCAAGTAAAACAAGGAGCACACCTAATCCTCGAAAAAAGGCGAATATTGTTTCTGTACTAACATGGTGGTGAGTTATatctgattttttcaatttctttacaCCTGAAACAAACCCAATATTGAATCCATGCTGATCAGTCACAGCTGTAAGATTGTTCTGTTAGCCGTTTTAATAGCCACGTGTAGTTCTTGTTTGTATATAGCTTTTATGTAATATCCTAGAGGTGTGCAGAATTGGGCAATAGAATTTCGAGACACACTTGAGTTaggaatcattttttttgttagctGTGGAAGTTTCGTCAGCTTTTCATTAGGAATCTTCAAATCGTGGGTAAACTctgtctgaatttttttctctttttttatcctctACTCTAGGTGGACGATAGAATTGTTCAAGAAAGGGTACAGAAAGATTTTGATTGCCGATGACTTACACGATCCTCTATCAGAGGATAGGTCAACAGCTTTGGGCGACAGACTAGAGAAGTAAGTGTGTCAATCCTTTCACAGATGGTTAGTACTGAGAGTCACAGACTGTTTACTTGTGCAGTTTAAATTGGAAGATTTCACATTTCGTTTTTACTAATAAATTGTCTGCCCCATTTTCTCAGGCAATGGAACTACGAATTGGAGACTGCCAAGAAATGGGGGCGGCAGCCAAGCCTTCTCAAAACGATTTTCCTGACTTTTCGCTGGGAGTATTTTTTGCTCGGTTTGATGCAAGTTTTGAACGAATTTGTCATACGGTGAGGAGTTGAAGAACAAATTACCTGCTCATTGTTTGTCTGGATACCAGATACCTATGGCAGTCACAAGTTCTTATCTGTATTGAAATATGACTTCTCTTGTCAACAGACTGGGTACGCCAATATTGCTGGGAGGTTTGCTCAGCTACTTTAAGAAAGACTCGAACGTCATGCTTGAAGAAGCGCTCTACTATGCAGGCGGTATTGCTTTAGCGTCGGCGGTCAACGTCATCACTTTGAATCAAGCCATATTTGGTGCTTTTCACATTGGTGGCAGAATCAGAGTAGCTGTATGCTCTCTTGTGTACCGAAAGGTAGGTTATTTTCTCATGTAATTGAAAGGTGGTGAACGCATTGACAAATCACCAGTAAATATAACCCAGAATTTCGTTCCAGGCATTGAATCTCAGCATGACAGCCCTTGGAGAAACAGCACCTGGCAAAGTCGTAAATTTGGTCGCCAATGACGTCAACCGATTCGATGTAGTTTCTGTTTTCTTGCATTATTTGTGGTCCGCCCCTATCTCTACACTGATAATTACCTACTTTTTGTACAACAAAGCTGGATGGGCAGGGATCATTGGTATAGCTGCGGTTTTCATCGTTGTTCCTCTACAATGTGAGTTGAAGcgcttatttttttcattcccatcCCAAAATGATGCCCATGCCTAATTGATGATTGTTACCAGCATACTTGGGAAAACTCTCTTCAAAATACAGGCTTCAAACAGCGCTGAAAACGGACGAAAGAGTTCAGCTGATGGATGAGATCGTATCTGGGGTTCAGGTGATAAAAATGTATGCCTGGGAAAAGCCGTTTTGCGCATTAATAGAATTGGCCAGAAAGCTTGAATTGCGAGTTGTCACCAAAACTTCATATCTTCGTGGAATCTACATGTCGTTCAATCTTTTCACCACGAGAATGGCATTGTGGGGCACCATGATTGCAATGGTCCTTTTTGACCAAGAGCTAACCGCAGACacaattttcgttatttccgCTTATTTCAACATCTTGGCCCAGACAATGTCCAGCATGTTTGTCCGAGGTGTCGCTGAGACAGCCGAATGTATGGTAGCCGTGCGACGACTTCAGTACTTCCTCATGTATGACGAGTTTCAAAAAGTTATCGGGCACACCAAATATTcttctgaaaataatatcagCCGTGGATCTATGCAGAGCGTTAATCAGGCTCCAAAATCCGATCTTCCGTACATTGACGATGAATTGACGGATAAAAGTGCAGTTCCTGACGATTATTCTAGAGAAAAAGCAAACGGAGTGGCAATACTTGCCAGCGACCTGCTGAAGGATACCGTCGATCTTGTCAATGGTTAGTGACTGTTTACCATTCAAGTATATTGTTTTAAATGTTGATAGTTTTATTAACAAAACATGTACCTTGCCAACTTACATCCGCATTTGTATTcgtgtttgtttttatttcatacctATGCAAGATGGGTTCTGAACTCTACATGTCAGGTTTGATTGCACAGAAAAATCTAAAAGCGTGATGGACAACAAGATAGCATTGAACAAGGAGCAGTGGGCAATAAAGTTGACCAACGTTACCGCAAAGTGGGAACCCTATAGTCCTGAGAACACGTTGGACAGCGTCAACCTGCAGTTTGACAAAGGGAAACTGTACGCTGTGATCGGAATGGTGGGAGCTGGGAAAAGTTCGCTACTATCAGTGTTACTGGGTGAGTTACCTCTCTCAGAGACCAAGGAGTTCAGTGACGTCATAGTGAAAGGTAGCCTGAGCTACGCAGGGCAAGATGCCTGGGTATTTGGTGCTACCGTTCGCCAAAATATCATCTTTGGTCAGCCGTACGAACGTCAGCGTTATCACAGAGTGACAAAGGCCTGCGCCCTTCTCAGCGATTTCGAACAGTTTTCTCAGGGTGATTTAACCATCGTCGGAGACCGTGGTAGTTCTCTTTCGGGTGGGCAACGCGCAAGAATCAACTTGGCCAGAGCAGTCTACAGGCAGGCTGATATTTACCTCCTCGACGATCCACTGAGCGCGGTATACCCACTGCTTCCATTAATATTCGTGTCCTTTTATGTCAAATCAAATTTGACGATTTATTTTATCCTTATTAATTCCGAATTTCAGGTAGACGCGCACGTGGGTAAGCATCTTTTCGAGGAGTGTATTCAACGCTACCTCGCAGGTAAGACAAGGATACTTGTAACGCACCAGCTGCAGTACTTACAGGGGGTTGATGCTATCATCTTGTTGAATCAGGGAAGagcagaaatattttcgaactATCACGAATTATTGGCATCATATCCCGACTACGAAGCACTTGTCGGTACCATGGGTGAGGGGGATGGAACTGCCAGCGAACGAGGCTTACCTAGTGAAAAGGGTATGCGTCGTCAGTATTCTAGCACGAGTCATCGAGTAAGTTCAATTATTTCTCGTTTGgttggaaaaatataaaaattaagcAGTCATAGAGGTTCATGTCCTAGACTCAACTTAAGCTCGTTGATCCTAAAAATTTAGAGTCAAACACCCGATGCCAGCGGCAGCATTGACACAGATATGGAAGATGAGGAGGAAGACAGCAAAGGCCTAGATACGGTAGAGGGGACCTCTCGTGGCACCATTCAAGGCtccgtttttctcaaatacttTCAAGCTGGCGGTAGTTTGTTCATCGCCTTCATTGTCGCGGTGCTGTTTATCGCCACTCAAGTTGCAGCCAGTCTTAATGACATGTTCGTTTCCTACTGGTGAGTCATAAATTTGCCACCATGATTGGTTCctaataatttctttaatcCGCTTGGCAATTTGGTAATGTATGCAGTTGTgcacaaaaataatttccagaTAGAAAGTTACCAAGTATGTCTGTACATGGTCATTTTTCTACAGGGTCGATAAGGAAGAATCTCGTAGAATGATTTCACTCTCTTCTCATGAAAGCCTCGACATAAACGATACCGGCGAAGGAACAAACACTACGAATTTACTTCAGCTGTCTAGAGACACGCAGATCTTGTTATCGACGGAaacgtatatgtacatatatacgggGATATTGGTCGCCTTGTTTGTGGCCGCAATCGGCAGGTCTATGCTTTTCTACAAGTTGTGCATGTGGAGCAGTCAATCTCTCCATGATCGAATGTTTGGGAGCTTGATAAGAACGAGTATGCGGTTCTTTGACACAAATCCTAGTGGCCGGATCCTGAATCGCTTCTCAAAGGATATGGGAGCTATAGACGAGTTACTGCCCAAAGCACTTCTGGATGCTGGTCAGGTCATAATGTTGATGATTGGTTCGCTGATTGTTGCTTCTACCGTTAACTACTTGTTCCTTATTCCGGTGGTTATCATGGGTGCTATTTTCGCCTGGATACGCAAGATCTACTTAAGAACCAGTAAAAACGTGAAACGACTGGAAGGAATCAGTAAGTAATCAATCGTCGGACCTGAGTTTGCTCGCAGTTTTATCCCACAATGCTTACACTCTTGTTATTTTCAGCACGATCCCCAGTATTCACTCATCTGAATGCAACCCTTAATGGCCTAAGTACAATCAGGGCTTACGGGGCGCAGGACATACTTAAATACGAGTTTGACAAACATCAAGATCTGCACACCTCATCGTGGTATATGTTCATCACAACCAGCACGGCTTTCGGCTTCTCACTCGATTTCTTCTGCCTGATTTTCATAACTCTGGTTACATTCAGCTTCATACTTATCAAAGGCAGTGCGTATTCCTTATGTTAAATGTGTTATTACAGGCTAGTGATCAACCAGGAAGAGTCAGTGAACGTTATTCAAGCAAAATTGCCGCCACCCTGTTATATAAACATTGAGGGCTAGAAAAACAGGCTTAAAAACTTGTTCATCTTGCTTGCAGATTTTTCGGGGAGTCAGGTCGGTTTGGCGATAACACAGGCAATGGCGCTAACCGGAGTCATTCAGTGGGGAATGCGTCAGAGTGCAGAAGTGGCCAATCAGCTGATGTCCGTTGAGAGGGTAATTGAATACACTCAGCTGGCACCAGAGCCCAATCTGAGGGACAAGGGTATCACCAAAAAACGTAAAGCGAAATCAATGTCCCAGCAGCCACCCCCGCCACCCCAGGATTGGCCGAGTTACGGTTGCATTCGACTCATCGATGTATATATGCGATACGTTGAGGACGAGGCCCCAGTGCTCAAAGGATTGAATCTCGTTATTCGCCCTGGTGAAAAGGTTAGCACTGAAATATACTCTACTTACAACGCATGCCGCGTATGCTTTATCCTAAAGTGGAGCGGGCCAAGAGAGATAGCAACTGTTAGTGTTCAGATAGTGATGTTGCCTTTTTTTAATTCGCTGCACGCGCATCAAAATACAGCAAATTTAAGAAGTAAGTTAAATATTCAAGATTCatcaaatatatacgtatgagATGCACCACAATCTTTAAAGGAATAATTCAGTCGGACAACAACTAATACTTGCATTCCATATTATCTGTAACGCATTGCTACGCATGAGTTTGATCTAAGGTGCTTTTCATTTAATGGATATGAGACAAAGATTTATATTTGCCGGTGGTTGTAGATTGCGAGTGGAGATAACTCAAGGTCATGCTAAAGCCGCATGCTCAAAATGGGCTTTTTTGCGGTCCAGTTAGGGTATATTTTAGTGCTACACAttgacgatttttcgaaatccaTCTCACACTCTTATAGGTCGGTATAGTCGGGCGAACTGGAGCGGGCAAGTCCTCGTTGATTTCAGCATTATTCCGCTTGGCAAAGATCGAAGGATCCATGCAAATTGACGACATAGACACAGGGTCCATCTGCCTAGAGGATTTGCGTGCACGGATATCCATCATTCCTCAGGATCCAGTTTTGTTTTCAGGAACACTGCGGCGGAATCTTGATCCATTTGAAGAGTTTCCGGATCGACTATTGTGGGAGGCTTTAGACGAGGTTTGTTAACTTCATTTTTGCGTTTTTTCATAGTTCTTTATATTCGAAATCTTGGTCTACGCCGACATCCTGGAAATGTTTCATTCCCTTCGCGCATGAACATACAGGTGGAGCTCAAGGATGCTATAACGACTGGTGCTAACGGACTTGACTCCCGGGTTTTGAAGGGAGGCAGCAATTACAGCGTCGGTCAGCGGCAACTGGTCTGCCTGGCTAGGGCAATACTGCGGAACAATCGAATACTTATGCTAGACGAGGCCACTGCCAATGTCGATCCTCACACCGACGCCCTCATCCAGCGTACCATAAGAACCAAGTTCGCGTCTTGCACGGTACTCACTGTCGCTCATCGCTTAAACACCATCATGGATAGCGACAAGGTCCTTCTAATGGACCGTGGCCGAATGGCGGTGAGCTTTTGTGAAATTATCGTTGTTCTGATATAACAAGGACCATCTCCCTCCTTCCATCACTTCTAAtcattttgaaacacgatttgtttttgtagGAATACGACCACCCATACTTACTTCTGCAGAACGAATATGGACACTTCAGCTCCATGGTGAAAGAAACCGGTCGCGCGATGTACGAGCAACTAGCCAAGATTGCCGAACAGTCTTATAAAGCTAAGTAATTACTCTAACAATTGGTagtgttcaatttttaattatagttACGATATTACCTGGCGCAATGAGAAAAGGTATGTTTATTCATGAATAAATATACCACGAAAGTAGATAGAGATCCGGATATCCAATGTAGGTCAAATATTCGTGCTTTGTGAAATActgtattttatcaaattttaaatttggtTTACGGGTTTTCTTGACAAGATCTTAATCACCGCTTAGTTCACGTACCTTCAAACAAATGATCGCATTCATTGATCTGCAACAGTCTAGTTTAgttttggtttattttttcatagatCCATCCATATACAGctattgcaaaatttacatCTATCACTGACATCAAAAAGATGACCGAATATCCAGTTGCGGTAAAGACTCCGAAGGGGCAATAGTGATGATTATTGCATTGCAAATAGTACCTGTACCTACAGGGTAGATAATGTGGATATCTGATTGTTAGGagttaatttttgcaaatatatTGGCCCATGCTGTCCCATTGCAATATTGTTACCAGAACGGTTATCAGAGTGAATGATCATGTAACTATGAATCGACTGTCTTGGACAGCTGTAGATGAATGGTAGTTATGTAATAGTCAAATCTGTACATTACGTATGCAGGTATATTTTATACTGATGGAaactgaaagttttttttttttaatgatttttgtaatatcgatTTCGGGCAGTTTAAACCATTGTGCCTTTGTTACTTGTTAAATAATCTGTGGCTGTCATTAATTTACCCAGCTGTTTTATAGACTGCGGTACATATTTTCTTATTACGATCTTGTGTGATGTACTTCTAGTTATTATTACCATTGTACGTGCTTTAATAGTGTATTTTTTACTCATGATATAATTACGTAATATTAGTATTCATCCAACAGTTACTGATCCCTGATCTTGTAACTGCAGTGAAACTTCCATGTATAGGAGAAACAAACATGTCTAACGTTGTTGAATATACTTAATGAATTACGGCTCTGTGTACAGTGATCCGAACAAGTTCTCAAAGAGTGTGAACCATTAAGGCCGTAGATACACAATAGGGTACTTTTTTttggactattttttttttttcggtcccatcgtgaaattttgttggaaatacaacaaaaaaaattccctgaaaaattgagcccttaatattaatattaagtgctcgcccaaggcatgtaaagatttcccgcttaaaatacacgtaaactttaatttttttctttaaaacatctacagttcagaggcattctatggtgtagtctaggacgtcagtaggttttcttcggaatgaaatgctctacaaaagtgctcattgcggtgaagtcgtaactcacaccggcgaagtcgtacgggccacccaaacccaattttttcatgaaattcttgtctttttgcccgtatctcgtaaataacaagagctacaaaaaaaaatattcaacaaatttgtaggaaatttaattttttttttttaaggctTTTAAGGTGaggaagtatggaattttgatgaattattgagttaaattgtcgaattattgattgtcgaatatttttttgttttgtagctcttgtcattacaattacaattcttgtcattacaattacaagagctacaaaacaaaaaaatattcgacaatcaataattcgacaatttaactcaataattcatcaaaattccatacttcctCATCTTAAAAGCCCAATAtctcaataaatatcgatgttagcaatttggttttctggaacttttttgtaggaaattaaatttcctacaaatttgttgaatatttttttttgtagctcttgttatttacgagatacgggcaaaaagacaagaatttcatgaaaaaattgggtttgggtggcccgtacgacttcgccggtgtgagttacgacttcaccgcaatgagcacttttgtagagcatttcattccgaagaaaacctactgacgtcctagactacaccatagaatgcctctgaactgtagatgttttaaagaaaaaaattaaagtttacgtgtattttaagcgggaaatctttacatgccttgggcgagcacttaatattaatattaagggctcaatttttcagggaatttttttgttgtatttccaacaaaatttcacgatgggaccgaaaaaaaaaatagtccaaaaaaaaagcaccctaataCACAAAAATGGATTTGTTAACTGGATCACTGTatgtacttacaattagtgatTGACTACTGCCGCTGCATaactgtatgtatgtacattattactcttttaaattatacacgtatatattatatgcatagTATGCATTACTGTATGGTACTGAATGTTGAAATAGTAACTGGTCACATCTCCTGAAATTATATTCGGCGAATATGAACGGTTTGATTGAAACGATACAATACTCTACCGAAGTACGCATGCACTTCAGCCGGGACGCGGTAGGTGCAAACCCACCTTATCGGGTCGCACGTTCATCGTAGTATGATATTTAATAATGTTAAAGCAGTGGAACCGTTTATGAATAAGTAGTTCAAATGGAATGAGGAAAATACTGGTACCTCTTCAATCGcacttttattcaattaaataacGAAACAAATTCATCGATACACATAGTTGCGGTGGAAAAATACAAGACAATCATACCGTACAAaacgttgtaaaaataaaatctgtacatcttaaaaaaaacatctacCGGCACCGCCAGTGGCGATGAAATCAAACAACTCATGTTTCATGCcacaataaatattacatgcAATATGTATAACTGACTTCGTCGAGGCCGAGCTTTGGGAACAAAATTATCTTACCTTTGGCTCTATGAACTGTCGCTGCTCTCCGAGAGCTCGGCCTCACTCTTGATTTTGCGGGCAGTCCGTTTGGATCGCTTTGCGTATCCTGGGCccttttttgattttcgaaaaacctCGATAGCTCGTAGCTTGTTCTTCAACGCGTTTGCTTTGTCCTTTTCCCGTTGTGGTATGCACTCTGGCTTGGCAATAGGTAGCTTTGTAGCCATTTCTGTTGAAGGAATTATCTTAACAAAGCCGACGGCGGATGATTCCTCTTTTTCCTCGATTATAGGTTTTAGAAGGTTCGGCTCGCTAGACTTTGGTTTGCTTTTTCTAGTGCGTTTTTGCGGCACCTCGAAGTCGGCAGTTTCCTCCTCGCGTTCGCTTCCACCTCCCAATCGCTCGACCGCCTTCTGAACTCGTTTGCTAAGCGTTCCTTCTATACATTTTCTAGAAATCTTCACCTGGAAGTAGTCGTCGATCCCTTTCTGCTTCTTCGACTCTGCCTGTCGCTTCATTATTGGATTGAATATAACTTCGAACTTGGTTTTCGTCCATCCGAATTTATTTCTCGTAAAATCGGCCAGTAGCGTCGTGTTCGGCTCGTTCCATGTGAATCCCTCTTTTGATTCGTCGACGGTCGGGGCGAGATATGCCTGGACAACAGCTTCGCTGGGGAAACCTGAAAATTAGAAGCAACGACGCGTTCGTGACTTGAGGATTGAAAGTTAATGTAGCGAACGCCCACCTTTCTCGACGTGAACATTCTTCAATTTCGTACGTAGAGATGCTTTTCCGGGACCTGCTGCCCTCCCGGAATTTACCCAGTAGCGGAAATTGGTCAAGCCTCGCAACAGGTTGCCCCCTTCGGCCGGAAAAGCAGCGAGAATTTCGAGCCCTGTGACAGGACCGATTCCCGTCACTCCTACAGTGTAGTCACTGCCAACTAGAAGCGCAAGTTGCACCATTTGCTCTCTGGTGAGATCTGTAAAGTGGAGAAAACACAAGAAATGGTTGGTGACCGTGTACAGAGACGAAAAACAAAGTCACCGTCATTCGGCACTTACTGAAATGGTGGCGAATGTCGCTGGAGCGGAATTGCATGACGTGTTTGTTCAGGTTGAAAAAGTTCTTGTACACGCAACGACCGCCGAACAACCATATATCTGAATCGTCTGTTATCGTGCCGTCGGTTAGGTTGATCGTTTCCAAGTAAGCACACTGAGCTTC
The Neodiprion fabricii isolate iyNeoFabr1 chromosome 5, iyNeoFabr1.1, whole genome shotgun sequence genome window above contains:
- the LOC124182785 gene encoding ATP-binding cassette subfamily C member 4-like isoform X1; translation: MDASKTRSTPNPRKKANIVSVLTWWWTIELFKKGYRKILIADDLHDPLSEDRSTALGDRLEKQWNYELETAKKWGRQPSLLKTIFLTFRWEYFLLGLMQVLNEFVIRLGTPILLGGLLSYFKKDSNVMLEEALYYAGGIALASAVNVITLNQAIFGAFHIGGRIRVAVCSLVYRKALNLSMTALGETAPGKVVNLVANDVNRFDVVSVFLHYLWSAPISTLIITYFLYNKAGWAGIIGIAAVFIVVPLQSYLGKLSSKYRLQTALKTDERVQLMDEIVSGVQVIKMYAWEKPFCALIELARKLELRVVTKTSYLRGIYMSFNLFTTRMALWGTMIAMVLFDQELTADTIFVISAYFNILAQTMSSMFVRGVAETAECMVAVRRLQYFLMYDEFQKVIGHTKYSSENNISRGSMQSVNQAPKSDLPYIDDELTDKSAVPDDYSREKANGVAILASDLLKDTVDLVNEKSKSVMDNKIALNKEQWAIKLTNVTAKWEPYSPENTLDSVNLQFDKGKLYAVIGMVGAGKSSLLSVLLGELPLSETKEFSDVIVKGSLSYAGQDAWVFGATVRQNIIFGQPYERQRYHRVTKACALLSDFEQFSQGDLTIVGDRGSSLSGGQRARINLARAVYRQADIYLLDDPLSAVDAHVGKHLFEECIQRYLAGKTRILVTHQLQYLQGVDAIILLNQGRAEIFSNYHELLASYPDYEALVGTMGEGDGTASERGLPSEKGMRRQYSSTSHRSQTPDASGSIDTDMEDEEEDSKGLDTVEGTSRGTIQGSVFLKYFQAGGSLFIAFIVAVLFIATQVAASLNDMFVSYWVDKEESRRMISLSSHESLDINDTGEGTNTTNLLQLSRDTQILLSTETYMYIYTGILVALFVAAIGRSMLFYKLCMWSSQSLHDRMFGSLIRTSMRFFDTNPSGRILNRFSKDMGAIDELLPKALLDAGQVIMLMIGSLIVASTVNYLFLIPVVIMGAIFAWIRKIYLRTSKNVKRLEGITRSPVFTHLNATLNGLSTIRAYGAQDILKYEFDKHQDLHTSSWYMFITTSTAFGFSLDFFCLIFITLVTFSFILIKGNFSGSQVGLAITQAMALTGVIQWGMRQSAEVANQLMSVERVIEYTQLAPEPNLRDKGITKKRKAKSMSQQPPPPPQDWPSYGCIRLIDVYMRYVEDEAPVLKGLNLVIRPGEKVGIVGRTGAGKSSLISALFRLAKIEGSMQIDDIDTGSICLEDLRARISIIPQDPVLFSGTLRRNLDPFEEFPDRLLWEALDEVELKDAITTGANGLDSRVLKGGSNYSVGQRQLVCLARAILRNNRILMLDEATANVDPHTDALIQRTIRTKFASCTVLTVAHRLNTIMDSDKVLLMDRGRMAEYDHPYLLLQNEYGHFSSMVKETGRAMYEQLAKIAEQSYKAK
- the LOC124182785 gene encoding ATP-binding cassette subfamily C member 4-like isoform X4, producing MDASKTRSTPNPRKKANIVSVLTWWWTIELFKKGYRKILIADDLHDPLSEDRSTALGDRLEKQWNYELETAKKWGRQPSLLKTIFLTFRWEYFLLGLMQVLNEFVIRLGTPILLGGLLSYFKKDSNVMLEEALYYAGGIALASAVNVITLNQAIFGAFHIGGRIRVAVCSLVYRKALNLSMTALGETAPGKVVNLVANDVNRFDVVSVFLHYLWSAPISTLIITYFLYNKAGWAGIIGIAAVFIVVPLQSYLGKLSSKYRLQTALKTDERVQLMDEIVSGVQVIKMYAWEKPFCALIELARKLELRVVTKTSYLRGIYMSFNLFTTRMALWGTMIAMVLFDQELTADTIFVISAYFNILAQTMSSMFVRGVAETAECMVAVRRLQYFLMYDEFQKVIGHTKYSSENNISRGSMQSVNQAPKSDLPYIDDELTDKSAVPDDYSREKANGVAILASDLLKDTVDLVNEKSKSVMDNKIALNKEQWAIKLTNVTAKWEPYSPENTLDSVNLQFDKGKLYAVIGMVGAGKSSLLSVLLGELPLSETKEFSDVIVKGSLSYAGQDAWVFGATVRQNIIFGQPYERQRYHRVTKACALLSDFEQFSQGDLTIVGDRGSSLSGGQRARINLARAVYRQADIYLLDDPLSAVDAHVGKHLFEECIQRYLAGKTRILVTHQLQYLQGVDAIILLNQGRAEIFSNYHELLASYPDYEALVGTMGEGDGTASERGLPSEKGMRRQYSSTSHRSQTPDASGSIDTDMEDEEEDSKGLDTVEGTSRGTIQGSVFLKYFQAGGSLFIAFIVAVLFIATQVAASLNDMFVSYWVDKEESRRMISLSSHESLDINDTGEGTNTTNLLQLSRDTQILLSTETYMYIYTGILVALFVAAIGRSMLFYKLCMWSSQSLHDRMFGSLIRTSMRFFDTNPSGRILNRFSKDMGAIDELLPKALLDAGQVIMLMIGSLIVASTVNYLFLIPVVIMGAIFAWIRKIYLRTSKNVKRLEGITRSPVFTHLNATLNGLSTIRAYGAQDILKYEFDKHQDLHTSSWYMFITTSTAFGFSLDFFCLIFITLVTFSFILIKGNFSGSQVGLAITQAMALTGVIQWGMRQSAEVANQLMSVERVIEYTQLAPEPNLRDKGITKKRKAKSMSQQPPPPPQDWPSYGCIRLIDVYMRYVEDEAPVLKGLNLVIRPGEKEHCGGILIHLKSFRIDYCGRL
- the LOC124182785 gene encoding ATP-binding cassette sub-family C member 4-like isoform X2; this encodes MDASKTRSTPNPRKKANIVSVLTWWWTIELFKKGYRKILIADDLHDPLSEDRSTALGDRLEKQWNYELETAKKWGRQPSLLKTIFLTFRWEYFLLGLMQVLNEFVIRLGTPILLGGLLSYFKKDSNVMLEEALYYAGGIALASAVNVITLNQAIFGAFHIGGRIRVAVCSLVYRKALNLSMTALGETAPGKVVNLVANDVNRFDVVSVFLHYLWSAPISTLIITYFLYNKAGWAGIIGIAAVFIVVPLQSYLGKLSSKYRLQTALKTDERVQLMDEIVSGVQVIKMYAWEKPFCALIELARKLELRVVTKTSYLRGIYMSFNLFTTRMALWGTMIAMVLFDQELTADTIFVISAYFNILAQTMSSMFVRGVAETAECMVAVRRLQYFLMYDEFQKVIGHTKYSSENNISRGSMQSVNQAPKSDLPYIDDELTDKSAVPDDYSREKANGVAILASDLLKDTVDLVNEKSKSVMDNKIALNKEQWAIKLTNVTAKWEPYSPENTLDSVNLQFDKGKLYAVIGMVGAGKSSLLSVLLGELPLSETKEFSDVIVKGSLSYAGQDAWVFGATVRQNIIFGQPYERQRYHRVTKACALLSDFEQFSQGDLTIVGDRGSSLSGGQRARINLARAVYRQADIYLLDDPLSAVDAHVGKHLFEECIQRYLAGKTRILVTHQLQYLQGVDAIILLNQGRAEIFSNYHELLASYPDYEALVGTMGEGDGTASERGLPSEKGMRRQYSSTSHRSQTPDASGSIDTDMEDEEEDSKGLDTVEGTSRGTIQGSVFLKYFQAGGSLFIAFIVAVLFIATQVAASLNDMFVSYWVDKEESRRMISLSSHESLDINDTGEGTNTTNLLQLSRDTQILLSTETYMYIYTGILVALFVAAIGRSMLFYKLCMWSSQSLHDRMFGSLIRTSMRFFDTNPSGRILNRFSKDMGAIDELLPKALLDAGQVIMLMIGSLIVASTVNYLFLIPVVIMGAIFAWIRKIYLRTSKNVKRLEGINFSGSQVGLAITQAMALTGVIQWGMRQSAEVANQLMSVERVIEYTQLAPEPNLRDKGITKKRKAKSMSQQPPPPPQDWPSYGCIRLIDVYMRYVEDEAPVLKGLNLVIRPGEKVGIVGRTGAGKSSLISALFRLAKIEGSMQIDDIDTGSICLEDLRARISIIPQDPVLFSGTLRRNLDPFEEFPDRLLWEALDEVELKDAITTGANGLDSRVLKGGSNYSVGQRQLVCLARAILRNNRILMLDEATANVDPHTDALIQRTIRTKFASCTVLTVAHRLNTIMDSDKVLLMDRGRMAEYDHPYLLLQNEYGHFSSMVKETGRAMYEQLAKIAEQSYKAK